A region of the Polaribacter sp. L3A8 genome:
CTTTATATGCTTTTTCTAAACGAGCCATATCTGCCTCGTAAAGGAAAACTTGAGTTTTTAGTACTTCTGTTGCTTCTTTAGCGATAGAAACATCATTACCTAATGCTAAATCTAATAACACATCTACAGAAGGTCCGCCCTTCATGTGTGATAATTGCTCAAAAGCAAAAGAAGTAGAAATTTCTTTTACTAATGATTCTCCTAAAATAATCTCCTTTAAAAATTGAGCTTTCACACCAGCAGCACCGGTTGTTCCAGGTAAAACATTATAGATAAAAAAGTTAAGAGAATCTTCTCTATATTCATTATCTAAATCTTTAATTTGCTCAATAACTTTACTTGTTAATTCTGCACCATCAATTGGCTGCGGATGAAGTCCTTGTTCTTTTCGTTCTTCTATCTGCTTAAGGTAATCTTTATAAATACTCATGAAAGAAATCTTTAGTTACGATACCTTTTTTGATCATATTAATATCAATAGAGATACTGTAAAAGTTGTTTGTAAATTTTAGTGTGACAAACTTACATTTTTTATCTTTAAATTAAAAGATAAATAATAGATTGCAGTAATTAATGAATAAAAAAAAGTTATTTGGTAAAACACTGATTTTTAATCAACAAAATGAAGTTTTTATTGATTAATTATAAAGATTATATAAATATATAGAAAATGCAGACTAATAAGCCGAATCCTGTACCTTAAAAAGGCTCTTATCATTTATCTAGTTCTAAAATTACTCTTAGAATCAATCTGCCTACCCTTTAGAATCGAGCGAGTAGCTCTCAAGCTCTAATTTACATGGCATTGCACCTCATAGAGTTTACCTGGTTTCACTACAGCCTAACTGTACATTCTTTCTGTTGCACTGGTCCTCAGCTCTCGCTGGACGGATGTTATCCGCTATGATACTCTTTGGTGTCCGGACTTTCCTACTTGCATACACAAGTCGATAAGATAAGTCTGCAATTTCTATATTATTTTATAAATCACTCTCTAATCATAAAAAAACCCACTCATAAATGAGTGGGAAAAATTGCTATGAAAAAGAAAAAGTGTTGCTGATTTCTCAACAACACTACAAATATATATTAAATATTAATACAAAAAACTATTTTATAAAAAAATGATTTCTTTTTTTATAAAATTAACATTATTTTATGAAAACATGTCTTTTACTTTTTCGAAAAACGATTTATCTGATTTATTAGGACTCGGTCTAAAGTTCTCACTGTCAGACATTTTATCAAAGAATTGTTTTTGTTCTTTGTTTAACTCTTGCGGTGTCCAAACATTAATATGAATTAAGAAATCTCCTGTACCATAACGTTCTATACTTGGTAAACCTTTTCCTTTTAATCTTAAAATTTTACCAGATTGCGTACCTGCGTCAATTTTAATTTTTACCTTACCTGTAACCGTATCAACTTCTTTGCTAGTTCCTAAAACTGCTTCAGAAAAGTTAACATATAAATCATAATGAATATTAGTTCCTTCTCTCTTTAAAGTTTCGTGTGGTATTTCTTCTATTAAAACCAATAAGTCTCCTGGAATAGAGTTCTTACCAGGTGCTTCATTACCTTTACCACCTACTTTTAATTGAACTCCTTCTGTAACTCCTTCTGGAATATTGATAGAAACGGTTTCTTCTTTAACAATTAAACCTTGTGCATCTGCACCTGCGGGTTTACTATTTATAATTTCTCCTGCACCAGAACAAGTACTACAAGTAGTTGCTGTTTGCATTCTACCTAAAATAGTATTGGTAACACGCATTTGCTGACCAGAACCATTACATGTAGTACATGTTTTATAGGTAACTCCGTCTGCCTGAACTTTACGTCTAACTTTTACTTTCTTTTCTACTCCTTTGGCTATTTCTTCTAAAGTAAGTTTTACACGAATTCGCATATTACTTCCCTTAACTCTAGCTTGTCGTTGGCCTCCACCACCGTTAAAACCACCAAAGCCTCCACCGAAACCGCCGCCTCCGCCGCCAAAGATATCTCCAAACTGACTGAATATGTCATCCATATTCATGCCGCCGCCGCCGAAACCACCGCCTCCACCTTGAGGACCTTCAAAACCAGCATGACCATATTGATCATAGCGTGCTCTTTTGTTTTCGTCACTTAAAACTTCGTAAGCTTCTGCAGCCTTTTTAAAATTTTCTTCAGCAGCTGTATCATCAGGGTTTTTATCTGGATGATATTTAATTGCCATTTTTCTATACCCTTTCTTAATTTCTGCTTGCGTTGCAGATTTTGAAAGACCTAATATTTCGTAAAAATCTTGTTTTGCCATTTTGTTTCAATTATCAATTAACAGTAATCAATGATCAGTGGTAATTGTACATTGTTAATTGTAATTACCTACTGTCCGATTACCACTTTTGGATAACGAATAATTTTATCTCCTAATTTGTATCCTTTTTCTACACAATCAATTACTTTACCTTTTAAATCTTCTGATGGAGCAGGAATTTGTGTAATTGCTTCATGAATTTCGGCATCGAAAGTATCACCAGCATTTGTTTCTACTTTAGAAAGTCCTTTTAACTCTAATGTATTGTAGAATTTCTGATAAATTAATAAAACGCCTTTTCTTAATTCTTCTGCTTCTTTATCTTCTTCAATATGTGTCAGCGCGCGCTCAAAATCATCAATAATTGGCAGTAAAGATGTCATTAATTCTTGTCCAGCAGTTTTAAATAATTCTATTCTTTCTCTAGATGTTCTTTTTTTATAGTTTTCGAACTCAGCAAACAAACGTAAAAACTTATCTTTTTCAGCCTGAAGTAATTCTTCTGTTGTAGGCTCTTCCTTTACAACTTCTGCTTCAACTTCTTGATTTTCTTCTACTTGAACAGTTTCTTGTTCGTTTATTACTTCCTCTTCTTTGATATTATCTTTCTTACCCATTATCTTTGTAGTCGTTAAAATGTCTACTACTAAAAAGCAAAAACGTTGCCAACAAAAAAAAAGTGTCAAACTGACACTTTTTTTTATTTCTTTAAATTTCAACATGCCCCCAATTTTCACCTGTTTTAATTCTATGAATTTGCATGTCTGACACTCCAAACCGTTTGGCAATCATGGTAATTCTGGTTCTTTTATTTTTTAATTGCTTTTTAATTATTTTCACTTTTCCTTCTGTAAGCTTATAATTGGTTTTTTTGTTTTTTTTAGACTCAATAAATACTGGGTTTTTAAATTGATGTAATTCTTTTTCCCTTTTTGTTGCCCATTTTAAGTTTCCTAGCGTATTGTCTGTTTTATCATAATTGATATGTAAGACAAAAACTTGCTCCTCATTTTCTTTTTCTAAAAAATGTTGAGCAACCAATTTATGTACATACCTACTTGTATGCTTATTATTTACTAGTTGTTTTACAGAAATGGTTTCGTAACCATTAATAAAACTCTTTTTTCTTAAAAATTCTTTATCGTCTTTCATATAAAGAACTCTTCCGTGGTTGGAAATCTTAAATTTTTTTACATCAGAAATTTTCTCGTCAAACTTAACATCCTTCCATTCTTCTTTCCACAAACTTCTTATCATAATATAAAAGTATTTTTAAATTAATAAAAAACTTTTTCTTATTCAGCAATTCTTTCAATTTTTGCGCCAATAGATTTTAAACGAGCTTCTATGTTTTCGTAACCTCTATCTATTTGCTCTATGTTATTTATAATACTTGTTCCTTTAGCAGACAATGCAGCTATTAATAAAGAGATGCCTGCTCTAATATCTGGCGATGTCATTTTGGTTGCTTTTAACGAGCTTTCAAAATTCATACCAATTACTGTTGCTCTATGAGGATCACACAAAATTACTTTTGCGCCCATATCAATCAATTTATCAACAAAAAACAAACGGCTTTCAAACATCTTTTGATGAATTAAAACGGTTCCTTTTGCTTGTGTTGCTATTACTAAAACAATACTTAGCAAATCTGGAGTAAAACCAGGCCAAGGTGCATCTGCAACGGTTAAAACAGAACCATCTATAAAATTCTGAATTTCATAAGATTCTTGTGCAGGAATATAAATATCGTCTCCTTTTCTTTCTAATTGTATTCCTAATTTTCTAAATACGTTAGGTATTTGTCCTAAGTTTTCCCAACTAACATCTTTTATGGTTAATTCAGACCTTGTCATTACTGCAACACCAATCCAAGAACCAATTTCAATCATATCTGGTAAAACTCTGTGCTCGCAACCACCAAGTGCATCAACTCCTTCTATAATTAATAAGTTAGAGCCTACTCCAGATATTTTTGCGCCCATAGAGTTCAACATTTTACATAATTGTTGAATATAAGGTTCGCAAGCAGCATTGTAAATTTTTGTAGTTCCTGTTGCTAAAACAGCTGCCATTAAAATATTAGCGGTTCCGGTTACAGAAGCTTCATCTAATAACATTTCTACACCATGTAATTCTTCTGCTTCTACTCCGTAAAAATGTTCTTCTTTATTATAACGGAATTTTGCGCCTAATCTTATAAATCCTTCAAAATGCGTATCTAAACGTCTACGTCCTATTTTGTCTCCTCCTGGTCTTGGAATATATCCTTTACCAAAACGAGCTAAAAGCGGACCTACAATCATAATTGAACCACGTAAAGAACTTCCGTCTCTTTTAAAATCTGCAGATTCTAAGTATTTTAAATTCACTTCATCCGCTTGAAAAGCGTAAGAATTGCTACCTAGTTTTTCTACTTTTACACCTAATTCTCCAAGAATAAAAATTAATTTGTTTACATCAATAATATCCGGAACATTGTTTATTACAACTCTTTCTGGCGTTAATAAAACGGCACAAAGTATTTGTAAAACTTCATTTTTTGCGCCTTGTGGAGTAATGGTTCCGTTTAATTTATGACCGCCTTCAATTTTAAATGATGCCATATACTAGTATCTTTTTCTATTTTTATTCTGATTATTATGCTGTGGTTTCTTGTATGTTGTTTTAGAGGTACTTGTACCTTGCCCTTGTGTACGTGGTTTTCTTAAAAGGTTTTTACTTTCAGAAAGTTCTTCTTCACTATTTCTTAAATCTAACTTACCATCAGATAAGTCGTATAAATGCTTAAAAATTACAGCATCATCAACAGTATCTTTGTTCCAATTTAAGTAACACTTTTTCATGTGGTTTGCAATGGTAAAAACCAAAGCTTCTTTTTTATCACCATCTTCCCAACTTAAAGCAATATCTATCATGGTTTGAATATTGTTACCGTAGTAACGATATCTAGATGCCGATTTTGGATAAGGCAACCCTTCTGGTTTTTCTTGTAATTCTTCTTTTGATGGTTGTGGGTATGGAGATTCTACATCTAATTTAAAATCTGCCATAATATATAACTGATCCCAAAGTTTGTGTTTAAAATCTGGAACATCACGTAAATGTGGTTGCAAATTACCCATAACATCTACAATAGCTCTCGCCATTTTATCGCGTTCATCTTTAGTTTCTAAAGCAAGGCAATGGTCTACTAATTTTTGTATATGTCTGCCGTATTCTGGTATTATCATTAACGGTCTTTCTGAATTATATTCTAAATCGAATGTCATTTGTTTATTTTTGAGAAGTGTTCTCCATAAATTACGCATAAAAACGTAACTCTAGAACTGACAAATTATAGTTTGTAGTTATTTAACGTTGCAAAATAACAATTTATTTTTAGTTTTAGGAATGTTTTTAACCAATCACTTTTAATTTAGCAAATTGTAGCAACAATTTCTTCTTACCAACAGTACCAAATTTAATTTCTGCTTTCTTATTTGGACCATTTCCTTCTAGCGCAATTACTTCTCCTCTACCAAATCTATTGTGTTCTACAAAGTTACCAACAACAATATTTCTATCAAATAAATTAGCTTGAGAGGTTGCTTGAGATACTTTTTTTAAGTTTTTAGGAATTATAATTTCTTTCTTTTTTACCAAATCACGTTCCATTTTTTTACGCTGAATTGGTTTTTGAAAACGAATTCCTTTTGGTGCGTCATCAAAAATACTTTTATCAACAAAATTATTTATTGCTGGATTGGTACTTTTTGGTGTAATATAGTTTAGATATTGATCATCTATTTCTTCTAAAAACCTACTTGGTTCTGCATCTACCAATTTACCCCATCTATAACGAGTTTGCGCATAACTTAAATACGCTACTTTTTCTGCTCTTGTTATTGCCACATAAAACAACCTACGCTCCTCTTCTAACTCACTTCGTGTATTCATACTCATTGCAGAAGGAAATAAATTTTCTTCTAAACCAACAATGTACACATACATATACTCTAATCCTTTAGATTGGTGAATGGTCATTAAAGAAACAGAGGGTTTGTCATCGTCTTTTTTAGCATCAAAATCTGTAGCCAACGCCACATCTTCTAAAAAAGTAGTTAAAGAAGTGTCTCCACCTTCTTCTATTTTATCAGTAATAAAATCTTTAATTCCGTTTAAAAGTTCTTGAACATTTTCTACTTTACTAACAGCTTCTGGCGTTCCGTCTTTTTCTAAATTTTTTATTAATTGTGCCTTTTTTACAACCGTTTCTGCAATTTCGAATGCATTTTTTGTTTGCGATTCTATTTGCAAACTTTGCATCATATCCATAAAATTACGAAGCTTATTTTTAGTTCCGGCATTTATTTTTAAATCGATTTTATCAATGTATTTTATAACATCAAAAATTGATTTTTTATAATGATTTGCAGCTATTGTTAACCTATCTATAGTTGTTGCGCCAATTCCACGGGCAGGATAATTGATAATTCTCTTTAACGCTTCTTCATCATTTGGGTTGATTAAAATACGTAAATAAGATAAAATATCTTTAATTTCTTTTCTTTGATAAAAGGAAATTCCACCATAAATTTTATAGTCAATTCCTTTTTTACGTAACGCATCTTCAATGGCTCTAGATTGCGAGTTTGTTCTATATAAAACACAAAAATCATCTGGTGTTAATTGATGATTCATTTGGTTTTCCCAAATAGATTGTGCTACAAAACGCCCTTCTTCTCCATCAGAAATTGTGCGCATTACATTTATGGCATCTCCAGGATCATTAGACGTCCAAACTTCTTTGTCTAATTTTGTTTTATTTTTTTCGATTACAGAGTTTGCTGCGTTTACAATATTACTTGTAGAACGATAATTTTGCTCTAGTTTAAAGGTTTTAACATCCGGATAATCTTTCTGGAAATTTAATATATTCTGAATATTTGCCCCCCTAAAACTATAAATACTTTGAGAATCGTCTCCAACAACACAAATGTTTCCAAATTTATCTGCCAAGGCTCTAACAATGATATATTGAGAGTGATTTGTATCTTGATACTCATCTACCATAATATATCTAAAACGATCTTGGTATTTTGCCAACGTTTCTGGAAAACGTGCTAATAACTCGTTGGTTCTTAATAATAAATCATCAAAATCCATTGCACCTGCCTTAAAACATCTATCTACATACGCTCTATAAATATGGCCAACTTCTGGCCTACTTGCATGTAAATCTGCTTCTTGCAAATCTGCATTATTAAAATACGCCTTAACCGTAATTAAACTGTTTTTAAAAGAAGAAATTCTCCCTAAAATCTGTTTTGGCTTGTATTGTTCTCTATTTAAATTCTTCTCTTTAATAATTGCAGATATTAAACGAACAGAATCTTGCGAATCGTAAATTGTAAAATTGGTTGGAAAACCTAATTTATCTGCTTCGGTACGTAAAATTCTTGCAAAAACAGAGTGAAAAGTCCCCATCCACAAGTTTCTTGATTCACTATTACCAACAACTCCAGCAATTCTCGCCTTCATTTCTTTGGCTGCTTTGTTGGTAAATGTTAGCGATAATATGTTAAATGAATCTACACCTTGCTGCATTAAATGCGCTATTCTGTAGGTTAATACACGTGTTTTACCAGAACCTGCACCCGCAATAATAATCATAGGACCATCTTTTTGTAAGACAGCTTGTTTTTGTGCTTCGTTTAAAGAATCTAAATATGTGCTCAATAGTTTATTTTGAAAGAATTTAAAACCGTGAAATTAACCAAACTATTCGTTTCTAAAAAAGAAGAAGCTTCATTTTTATCAACAAATTATAAATGAAAAACCTTATTTTATCTGCCTATAAGCAGATAAATACAATTATCTGCCCTAAGACAGATAATTAAAAATATCTGCTCTAAGGCAGATAATATTGCAATTTAGCATAATAAATGATATCTTAGCTAAAATTTATAGTAATAATGACAAGTATTTTAACAGGTGATATTATCGATTCTAGAAAACAAGACGATCATTTTTGGTTAAAAACCTTAAAAGAAACGTTAGCTACTTTTGGCGAATCGCCTAAATATTGGCAGGTTTACAGAGGAGATAGCTTTCAATTGGAAATAGAAAATTGCGAAAATGCATTTTATGCGGCTTTAAAATTAAAATCTCACCTAAAATCTACAGAAGATATTGATGTAAGAATCGGTATTGGTATTGGGGAAAAAGAATTTAATATGGCAGAAATTACAGCTTCTAATGGTGAAGCTTTTATAAATTCTGGCTATGCTTTTGATACGTATTTAAAAAAGCAAACAATTGCCATAAAAACCCCTTGGCACGAAATTGATGAAGAATTAAATATTGCTTTTGATTTGGCTTTATTAACGATGGATTCTTGGACAAAAAATTCTGCAGAAGTTTTTAAACTGTCTTTAGAGTCAGAAAATATTACTCAAAAAGAAATTGCTTCTATTTTAGGGATCACCCAAGGGCGAGTAAGCGAAAGACAGAAGCGTTCTGGTTTTGAATCTGTGATGAAACTAGAAAAACGTTTTAGAAAATTAATCCATCAGAAAACACAATTATAAAATGTTCTTATTTTTAAAATTTTTGTTAGCACATATTTTAGGTGATTTTGTTTTTCAACCAGAAAAATGGGTTAAAAACAAGGAGGAAAAGAAAGTAAAATCGGTAAAACTATATTATCATATTGGTATTCATGCCCTTTTGTTATTACTTGTTTTATTATTCAATTTACAAGAATATTGGTTGGGATTTCTACTAATTGTTGTTTCTCATTATTTAATTGATGTTCTAAAATTATATCTTCAGAAAAAGAAAACAAAACGAATTTGGTTTTTTATTGATCAAGTTTTGCACCTTATTGTATTGGTAATGGCAACTTCATTATATATTGATTTTCAATTGCCATCAGAAAACATCATAACAGAAAAAGGTTTGTTATTATTGACTTTTTTATTGCTTGTTATTTTTGTTTCTGCTATTATCATCAAAATAATTATTACACAATGGAATCCTGAAAGTAAAAAAGAAAATGATGATTCTCTTGCCAAAGCCGGACGCTATATTGGTATTTTAGAACGTTTATTTGTTTTTACGTTTGTAATTACCAACCACTGGGAAGCTATTGGCTTTTTATTGGCTGCTAAATCGGTTTTTAGATTTGGAGATTTAACTTCATCTAAAGACAGAAAACTAACAGAATATATTTTAATTGGTACTTTATTAAGTTTTGGCTTTGCTATCTTTTTAGGAGTTCTATATTTGTACGTATTAAATTTACTTTAGTTTATGGAAGACAAATTAATAGAAAGTATTGTATATATTTTACCTGCCGCAGTTACAGGTTTGGTTAGCTATTATATGTTTAACAGGCTTATAGCACAACAAAAGCCTAAAAGTAAAATGGAGATTCTAGCTCAAAAAAACAAAGATACTTTGCCTATAAAATTACAGGCTTATGAGCGTATGTTGTTGTTTTGTGAACGTATTAACCCTGTTAAGATGTTAGTTAGAATTAAACCTATTTCTGATGATACACACGATTATTTACAGTTATTAATTGCCAATGTAGAACAAGAGTTTGAACACAACTTAGTGCAACAAATTTATATTTCTAATGATACTTGGACTGCTATTCTAGCAACCAAAAGTAGTGTAATTAACAAATTAAGACAAGTTGCAGAAACCTCTAAATCTGCAAACGAATTACGAGAAAATGTTATAATACATTACTCTAAAACATTACCACCTACAGACACGCCTATTTCGTTTATTAAAAACGAAGTGAAAAAACTCTTATAAATAAAAAAGCTCCTCTTATAAAATTCTAAGAGGAGCTTTTAATTCAATTTCCTTTTTCAAAAGATCTTTATTAATTAAAATATATTTTAGAAGCACCTAATGCAACACTCTTAGTTTGTGTTCTTGTTTTAGTTGCAATATCAAATACATTAAGCGTACTTAAATCTTTAAAATTTGCATTTAAAGTAAATAATGAATTACCTTCTACCTCAATACCGTATAAGAAACCTTCTACAGTAACTATTTCTGCTGTAGATAAACTAGTAGCATCTGTATCTATAGAATAAATATTATTCCCTACAGCATAATAAATTGTATTATTTTCTAATACCATTAAACTTGGGTGTTCAGTAGCAGGAAAAATAATTTCAGATTGAACAGTATTATTACTAGTGTTTATTTTTGTAATTGAAGCTATAGTCTCATCACCTGTCCAAGCTGCTTTTCCTTCACATAAAACCACTAAAAAATTATTATTATCAATAAACATTTCGTCTGGTCTTTCGTTCACCGAAATTTCTTCTACATTATCTGTAGCAATATCAATTACAGAGATTATATTATTTGAACCCCAAGCACCTTGATGAGAAACATATAATTTTCCGTTACTTTCTATAATTCTCTCCGGACCAACACCAATATTTATTTTCTTGATAAAATCATAACTAGTAAGGTCGTAAACAGCTACAAAAGCTCCAGTAAGTCCCCAGTTTGTAACATATGCTTTGTCATCTGCAACTGTCATAAACCTAGGAGTTGCTAGTTCTTCAGTAATTGTAGCTTCTTTTACAAATGAATATCTATCTACAACTGTCACTGTATTCTGGTTATCTACAACAATAAAAGCTCTTTCGTTATCAAAAGCCATCGATTGTAAATTAGTTGATAGTTCACTTGAATTTACCTTTTTGTAAATTAAGTTTTCTACTGTTTCAAAATCATCAGATATAAAAGAAACAGAACCTGTACTTGCAGTACCACTACCTTCACCACTAATTAACACTCCATTTTCATAATCACCTCTTGGTGTACTTGATGAATCGCTTGTACATGAAGCAAATGCCATTGCTCCGAATACTAATATTGCTAGTAATTTATTAATTCTCATTGTTTAAAATTTATAGTTTATATTTAAATTAAAGTTTCTATTAGGCATTGGTCTTCTTGGTTGTGTTAGATAATTTTTATTGAACACATTATTAATTTTAAAACCAACGCTAATTTCTTTTTTTATACTTTTTATTATTTTATAATCTCCTCCAAAGTTCGCTACATAAAAACTAGGAAGTATAAAATCTTTAGAATTACTTTCTGTAGTAAAAATTTCTCCTGTAAATAATTGTTGATAGAAAAAACTAATTTTTTTATGAGAATACCCAAAACTTCCATTAAATAAATGTTTTGGTTTAAAAATCAATAATTTGTTAGTGTCTTTATCTCTAGCCTCTGTATAACTATAGTTCGCTGTAAAATCAAAAAAATGATTGTTATAGTCTTTAGCATAAGAAAGACTCAATTCTACTCCTTTGTTTACGGCACTAGAAATATTTATTGGCGTCCATACACCTGGTCTAGTAGCATCTCCACTTGGTGTCCAAACAATTTTATCTTTAGCTGAGATGTAGAACACGCCTAAATCTGCAGAAAATTTATTTTTCTTATAATTTACAGCAAACTCACCTTGAACTGCTGTTTCTGGAATTAACTTGGTGTTTCCTTGACCAGGCCAATACAAATCTTCATAACTTGGTACTCTATAATTTTTAGAAGCATTCGCTCTAAGTGACAAATTTTCATGCGTTTTAACTTTCATTCCTAAAGAATAACTGTTAGGAACATCATAATCAGAGTTAAAGTCTTTTCTCACTTTTAAATCAAAGAAAACTATATTTAAAATATTTTGATTATAAATTAATGATTGTGAAAATTGTCTCCTATTTTTCTCTATAATTTGATCCGTTTTACCAAAAACAGATTCATACTCAGAATAGGATGTAATTTTCGCATTTATTGATGAAAATTTATAAGCTACATCATAATTAATCAAATAACGTTT
Encoded here:
- the dnaJ gene encoding molecular chaperone DnaJ, producing the protein MAKQDFYEILGLSKSATQAEIKKGYRKMAIKYHPDKNPDDTAAEENFKKAAEAYEVLSDENKRARYDQYGHAGFEGPQGGGGGFGGGGMNMDDIFSQFGDIFGGGGGGFGGGFGGFNGGGGQRQARVKGSNMRIRVKLTLEEIAKGVEKKVKVRRKVQADGVTYKTCTTCNGSGQQMRVTNTILGRMQTATTCSTCSGAGEIINSKPAGADAQGLIVKEETVSINIPEGVTEGVQLKVGGKGNEAPGKNSIPGDLLVLIEEIPHETLKREGTNIHYDLYVNFSEAVLGTSKEVDTVTGKVKIKIDAGTQSGKILRLKGKGLPSIERYGTGDFLIHINVWTPQELNKEQKQFFDKMSDSENFRPSPNKSDKSFFEKVKDMFS
- a CDS encoding nucleotide exchange factor GrpE translates to MGKKDNIKEEEVINEQETVQVEENQEVEAEVVKEEPTTEELLQAEKDKFLRLFAEFENYKKRTSRERIELFKTAGQELMTSLLPIIDDFERALTHIEEDKEAEELRKGVLLIYQKFYNTLELKGLSKVETNAGDTFDAEIHEAITQIPAPSEDLKGKVIDCVEKGYKLGDKIIRYPKVVIGQ
- a CDS encoding HNH endonuclease, whose protein sequence is MIRSLWKEEWKDVKFDEKISDVKKFKISNHGRVLYMKDDKEFLRKKSFINGYETISVKQLVNNKHTSRYVHKLVAQHFLEKENEEQVFVLHINYDKTDNTLGNLKWATKREKELHQFKNPVFIESKKNKKTNYKLTEGKVKIIKKQLKNKRTRITMIAKRFGVSDMQIHRIKTGENWGHVEI
- the murA gene encoding UDP-N-acetylglucosamine 1-carboxyvinyltransferase, which produces MASFKIEGGHKLNGTITPQGAKNEVLQILCAVLLTPERVVINNVPDIIDVNKLIFILGELGVKVEKLGSNSYAFQADEVNLKYLESADFKRDGSSLRGSIMIVGPLLARFGKGYIPRPGGDKIGRRRLDTHFEGFIRLGAKFRYNKEEHFYGVEAEELHGVEMLLDEASVTGTANILMAAVLATGTTKIYNAACEPYIQQLCKMLNSMGAKISGVGSNLLIIEGVDALGGCEHRVLPDMIEIGSWIGVAVMTRSELTIKDVSWENLGQIPNVFRKLGIQLERKGDDIYIPAQESYEIQNFIDGSVLTVADAPWPGFTPDLLSIVLVIATQAKGTVLIHQKMFESRLFFVDKLIDMGAKVILCDPHRATVIGMNFESSLKATKMTSPDIRAGISLLIAALSAKGTSIINNIEQIDRGYENIEARLKSIGAKIERIAE
- a CDS encoding DUF4290 domain-containing protein, whose translation is MTFDLEYNSERPLMIIPEYGRHIQKLVDHCLALETKDERDKMARAIVDVMGNLQPHLRDVPDFKHKLWDQLYIMADFKLDVESPYPQPSKEELQEKPEGLPYPKSASRYRYYGNNIQTMIDIALSWEDGDKKEALVFTIANHMKKCYLNWNKDTVDDAVIFKHLYDLSDGKLDLRNSEEELSESKNLLRKPRTQGQGTSTSKTTYKKPQHNNQNKNRKRY
- a CDS encoding ATP-dependent helicase — protein: MSTYLDSLNEAQKQAVLQKDGPMIIIAGAGSGKTRVLTYRIAHLMQQGVDSFNILSLTFTNKAAKEMKARIAGVVGNSESRNLWMGTFHSVFARILRTEADKLGFPTNFTIYDSQDSVRLISAIIKEKNLNREQYKPKQILGRISSFKNSLITVKAYFNNADLQEADLHASRPEVGHIYRAYVDRCFKAGAMDFDDLLLRTNELLARFPETLAKYQDRFRYIMVDEYQDTNHSQYIIVRALADKFGNICVVGDDSQSIYSFRGANIQNILNFQKDYPDVKTFKLEQNYRSTSNIVNAANSVIEKNKTKLDKEVWTSNDPGDAINVMRTISDGEEGRFVAQSIWENQMNHQLTPDDFCVLYRTNSQSRAIEDALRKKGIDYKIYGGISFYQRKEIKDILSYLRILINPNDEEALKRIINYPARGIGATTIDRLTIAANHYKKSIFDVIKYIDKIDLKINAGTKNKLRNFMDMMQSLQIESQTKNAFEIAETVVKKAQLIKNLEKDGTPEAVSKVENVQELLNGIKDFITDKIEEGGDTSLTTFLEDVALATDFDAKKDDDKPSVSLMTIHQSKGLEYMYVYIVGLEENLFPSAMSMNTRSELEEERRLFYVAITRAEKVAYLSYAQTRYRWGKLVDAEPSRFLEEIDDQYLNYITPKSTNPAINNFVDKSIFDDAPKGIRFQKPIQRKKMERDLVKKKEIIIPKNLKKVSQATSQANLFDRNIVVGNFVEHNRFGRGEVIALEGNGPNKKAEIKFGTVGKKKLLLQFAKLKVIG
- a CDS encoding SatD family protein yields the protein MTSILTGDIIDSRKQDDHFWLKTLKETLATFGESPKYWQVYRGDSFQLEIENCENAFYAALKLKSHLKSTEDIDVRIGIGIGEKEFNMAEITASNGEAFINSGYAFDTYLKKQTIAIKTPWHEIDEELNIAFDLALLTMDSWTKNSAEVFKLSLESENITQKEIASILGITQGRVSERQKRSGFESVMKLEKRFRKLIHQKTQL
- a CDS encoding DUF3307 domain-containing protein, producing MFLFLKFLLAHILGDFVFQPEKWVKNKEEKKVKSVKLYYHIGIHALLLLLVLLFNLQEYWLGFLLIVVSHYLIDVLKLYLQKKKTKRIWFFIDQVLHLIVLVMATSLYIDFQLPSENIITEKGLLLLTFLLLVIFVSAIIIKIIITQWNPESKKENDDSLAKAGRYIGILERLFVFTFVITNHWEAIGFLLAAKSVFRFGDLTSSKDRKLTEYILIGTLLSFGFAIFLGVLYLYVLNLL
- a CDS encoding DUF7935 family protein, producing MEDKLIESIVYILPAAVTGLVSYYMFNRLIAQQKPKSKMEILAQKNKDTLPIKLQAYERMLLFCERINPVKMLVRIKPISDDTHDYLQLLIANVEQEFEHNLVQQIYISNDTWTAILATKSSVINKLRQVAETSKSANELRENVIIHYSKTLPPTDTPISFIKNEVKKLL
- a CDS encoding YncE family protein, whose product is MRINKLLAILVFGAMAFASCTSDSSSTPRGDYENGVLISGEGSGTASTGSVSFISDDFETVENLIYKKVNSSELSTNLQSMAFDNERAFIVVDNQNTVTVVDRYSFVKEATITEELATPRFMTVADDKAYVTNWGLTGAFVAVYDLTSYDFIKKINIGVGPERIIESNGKLYVSHQGAWGSNNIISVIDIATDNVEEISVNERPDEMFIDNNNFLVVLCEGKAAWTGDETIASITKINTSNNTVQSEIIFPATEHPSLMVLENNTIYYAVGNNIYSIDTDATSLSTAEIVTVEGFLYGIEVEGNSLFTLNANFKDLSTLNVFDIATKTRTQTKSVALGASKIYFN